From a single Eisenibacter elegans DSM 3317 genomic region:
- the gltB gene encoding glutamate synthase large subunit: protein MTQRSTLIPAQAQEKSACGVGFVANLKAEFSHQTLQKTLYALACQEHRGACSADGLTGDGAGVMTDIPYELLGYQKGTIAVANLFAPANTEQRRRALGVLEQTFDFLGLSVIAYREVPTNPAVLGTDALARLPYMVQAIIRRPEHCRTNASFDKLLYTAKQYTRTKLRQKGIEEVFFCSLSANTIVYKGLTTAADLPRFYLDLQNPQYLTRFGMFHRRFSTNTVSSWDKAQPFRMIAHNGEFNTINGNRAWAVARERTLGLYKGELLTEEGISDSGSLNEMFEALKYRSGIPYLREIMAILMPPANSQHPFYEFWSRTMEPWDGPALVLYANGRSIGARLDRNGFRPCRWARTADAFYLASEAGSFALDEAEILEKGSLQAGTGINLDLRTGELNFTDPGQSRENYDAKFDKRTFTLPYLNINTPTSFAQEHLFVFQYTEEELSKILTPMIAERKEPIGSMGDTARIAIFSDQPRSLFDYFYHNFAQVTNPPLDYLRERNVTDLTCYLGRQPNIFAKKELLPPPVAFALPSPVMSLGQMEQIAQLSLRTEDQTRILVKTLDITFERNLGTVAFEATLEKLAQEAAEAVDQGYQILVLSDESASFERLPLPAMLALRAVITRLRDEGLRLRTSILMHTGQARTTHQVATLIGMGAAAVCPYLALQWARHNDDKKLQKISPDEREQNLVYVYEQGLLKIMSKMGISTVRSYQNSQLFTAIGISFALIERYFNGVSAYLSGIDLPQIAQNLLQQACLAEEAAAEGKMLNTYSFKEHNKGEKGEKHAMTNTRSKIIHDLVRSTGIGLDQPELYQTYLSQGIEAAPVSVRHLFDVRPDASHPAPTDYQSVASILRTFGAGAMSFGALSAESQRDIFLAMQEIGGRSNSGEGGENPYYYSEGLSATTKQIASGRFGVNALYLVSGQEVQIKIAQGAKPGEGGQLMGLKVNADIARARFASEGVDLISPPPMHDIYSIEDLRELIYEIKQLKPGIKVNVKLVSGANIGTIAVGVAKAGADIIHVSGGDGGTGAAALSSMKHAGLPWEFGLWEVHQALTQNGLRRRVELRVDGGLHSGDDLIKAAILGAEGFEFGKLLLVAQGCVMARICEKNTCPTGIATHDPRFKAKYKGSKDHIVKMLEYLADDVQHHLKRLQVSDLRQLIGRTDLLIPAEGHLPLLQEKQLSLDFFLAAPCPYPDDNSEAAAVPTDVSPNALNAQILADALEAVAMQADVSLHYPIQVTERAAWATLCGAIALREHQQIQSKFDESIPAIEPYRGRIRLRFEGSAGQGFGIFNVPQIEARLYGEANDSVCKGMSGGRVVINPSAKAGFAPEENIIIGNVALYGATGGTLYVHGLAGDRFAVRNSGATAVVEGVGLHACEYMTGGRIFILGNTSHNIGGGMTGGDVILLGEKEAFVNQEYLARTTIDADTERELHALLEDYYEATGSQRARYLLNTWAHTVKKLRRYVPKSKALKPEMVATELV from the coding sequence ATGACCCAACGTTCTACCCTCATTCCCGCCCAGGCACAAGAGAAGTCCGCCTGTGGTGTTGGTTTTGTGGCCAATCTCAAGGCCGAGTTTTCACACCAAACCCTCCAAAAAACCCTCTATGCCCTAGCCTGCCAAGAGCACCGGGGGGCTTGTAGTGCTGACGGCCTTACGGGCGACGGCGCCGGCGTAATGACCGATATTCCTTACGAGCTATTAGGCTATCAGAAAGGGACGATTGCCGTGGCCAACCTCTTTGCTCCGGCCAATACAGAGCAGCGCCGCCGCGCCTTAGGGGTTTTAGAACAGACTTTTGACTTTCTTGGCCTGAGTGTCATTGCCTACCGCGAAGTCCCTACCAACCCCGCTGTGTTGGGAACCGATGCCTTGGCACGACTGCCCTATATGGTACAGGCCATTATCCGCCGCCCCGAGCATTGCCGCACCAATGCCTCCTTCGACAAACTCCTGTACACGGCAAAGCAGTATACCCGTACCAAACTACGCCAGAAGGGCATAGAGGAGGTTTTCTTCTGCTCCCTATCCGCCAATACGATTGTATACAAAGGGTTGACTACTGCCGCCGACCTGCCCCGCTTTTATCTTGACCTCCAAAACCCGCAATACCTCACCCGCTTTGGGATGTTCCACCGACGCTTTAGCACCAACACCGTCAGCAGCTGGGACAAAGCCCAGCCCTTCCGGATGATTGCCCACAACGGCGAGTTCAATACCATCAATGGCAACCGTGCTTGGGCCGTAGCCCGTGAGCGCACCCTAGGGCTCTACAAAGGAGAGCTGCTTACTGAAGAAGGTATCAGCGACTCGGGCAGCCTCAACGAAATGTTCGAAGCACTCAAATACCGTAGCGGCATCCCTTATCTACGGGAGATTATGGCCATCCTGATGCCTCCGGCAAACTCTCAGCATCCTTTTTATGAATTCTGGAGCCGCACGATGGAGCCTTGGGACGGCCCCGCGCTGGTACTCTATGCCAATGGCCGCAGCATAGGCGCACGCCTCGACCGCAACGGCTTCCGCCCTTGCCGCTGGGCACGCACTGCCGACGCATTTTATCTGGCCTCTGAGGCTGGGTCTTTCGCCCTTGACGAAGCCGAAATCCTCGAAAAAGGCTCGCTACAAGCCGGCACAGGCATCAATCTGGACCTACGTACAGGCGAGCTGAACTTTACCGACCCCGGGCAGTCGCGCGAAAACTACGATGCCAAGTTTGACAAACGCACCTTTACCCTGCCTTATCTCAACATCAACACGCCTACCTCCTTTGCGCAGGAGCATCTCTTTGTATTTCAATACACCGAAGAAGAGCTCTCTAAAATATTGACCCCGATGATTGCCGAGCGCAAAGAACCTATAGGCTCGATGGGGGATACTGCCCGCATCGCTATTTTCTCAGACCAACCCCGCAGCTTATTCGACTATTTTTACCACAACTTCGCCCAAGTAACCAACCCCCCGCTCGACTACCTGCGTGAGCGCAATGTTACAGACCTGACCTGCTACCTAGGGCGACAACCTAACATTTTTGCCAAAAAAGAGCTGCTCCCACCGCCGGTGGCCTTTGCCCTACCCAGCCCTGTGATGAGCCTGGGGCAAATGGAGCAAATCGCACAGCTCAGCCTCCGCACCGAAGACCAAACCCGCATCTTGGTCAAAACCTTGGACATCACCTTTGAGCGCAATCTTGGCACAGTCGCTTTTGAGGCTACCCTCGAAAAGCTCGCCCAAGAAGCTGCCGAGGCCGTAGACCAAGGCTATCAGATTTTGGTGCTTTCCGATGAATCGGCCAGCTTCGAGCGGCTTCCCCTACCGGCTATGTTGGCGCTGCGCGCCGTCATTACCCGCCTCCGCGACGAAGGGCTGCGCCTCCGCACTTCTATATTGATGCACACTGGGCAGGCACGCACTACCCACCAAGTGGCCACCCTGATAGGGATGGGCGCGGCGGCAGTATGCCCCTACTTGGCCTTGCAGTGGGCACGCCACAATGATGATAAAAAACTACAAAAAATCAGCCCCGACGAACGCGAACAAAACTTGGTCTATGTCTACGAACAAGGGCTGCTCAAGATTATGTCCAAAATGGGCATTTCGACTGTGCGTAGTTATCAAAACTCACAACTTTTCACAGCCATCGGTATCAGCTTTGCCCTTATAGAGCGCTACTTCAATGGTGTATCGGCGTATTTGAGCGGTATCGACCTACCCCAAATCGCTCAAAACCTTCTCCAACAAGCTTGCCTTGCAGAAGAGGCCGCTGCCGAGGGGAAAATGCTCAATACCTACAGTTTCAAAGAACACAACAAAGGGGAAAAAGGCGAAAAACACGCTATGACCAATACCCGCTCCAAAATCATACATGATTTGGTACGCAGTACAGGTATCGGGCTAGACCAACCGGAGCTTTATCAGACCTATCTCTCACAGGGCATCGAAGCTGCGCCAGTCAGTGTGCGGCATCTGTTCGATGTCCGCCCGGATGCCTCTCATCCCGCTCCCACAGACTATCAGTCGGTTGCGTCTATCTTGCGGACTTTTGGCGCGGGGGCAATGTCTTTTGGTGCTTTGAGCGCAGAGTCACAACGCGACATCTTTTTGGCGATGCAAGAAATAGGAGGGCGTAGCAACAGCGGCGAAGGAGGCGAAAACCCCTATTACTACAGCGAAGGACTGAGTGCTACTACAAAACAAATCGCCTCTGGGCGATTTGGGGTCAATGCCCTTTATCTCGTTTCGGGACAAGAAGTGCAAATCAAAATTGCCCAAGGAGCCAAGCCCGGCGAGGGTGGTCAATTGATGGGGCTGAAGGTCAATGCAGATATTGCCCGTGCGCGCTTTGCCTCCGAGGGCGTAGACCTGATTTCGCCCCCACCCATGCACGATATCTACAGCATCGAAGACCTGCGGGAGCTTATTTATGAAATAAAACAACTCAAACCCGGTATCAAGGTCAATGTAAAGTTAGTCTCAGGTGCCAACATCGGTACGATTGCCGTGGGCGTAGCCAAGGCTGGTGCCGACATCATCCACGTCTCGGGTGGCGATGGGGGTACGGGCGCTGCCGCGCTTTCTTCGATGAAGCACGCCGGACTGCCCTGGGAGTTTGGTCTTTGGGAGGTACACCAAGCCCTTACCCAAAACGGCCTCCGCCGGCGTGTGGAGCTGCGCGTAGACGGTGGGCTGCATAGCGGCGATGATCTCATCAAGGCGGCTATTCTTGGCGCAGAGGGCTTTGAGTTTGGTAAATTGCTCTTGGTAGCACAAGGTTGTGTGATGGCTCGGATTTGTGAAAAAAACACCTGCCCCACTGGTATCGCTACCCACGATCCCCGTTTCAAGGCCAAATACAAAGGCAGCAAAGACCATATTGTCAAGATGTTGGAGTACCTTGCCGATGATGTACAACATCATCTGAAACGCCTACAAGTATCAGACTTGCGCCAACTTATAGGCCGAACAGACCTGCTTATACCCGCAGAGGGACACCTACCGCTTTTGCAAGAAAAGCAACTCAGTCTCGACTTTTTCTTGGCCGCTCCTTGCCCTTATCCTGACGATAACAGTGAGGCTGCTGCCGTCCCTACCGATGTCAGCCCCAATGCGCTCAATGCGCAGATTTTGGCAGATGCCCTAGAGGCTGTAGCCATGCAAGCAGATGTATCGCTGCATTATCCTATTCAAGTAACAGAACGCGCCGCTTGGGCGACGCTTTGTGGGGCAATCGCCTTGCGAGAGCACCAACAAATACAAAGCAAGTTTGATGAATCTATTCCGGCCATTGAGCCTTATCGAGGGCGCATCCGCTTGCGCTTTGAGGGCAGCGCTGGGCAAGGCTTTGGTATTTTTAATGTCCCTCAAATAGAAGCCCGCCTCTATGGTGAAGCCAACGACTCGGTCTGCAAGGGAATGTCGGGCGGGCGTGTCGTTATCAACCCTTCAGCCAAAGCAGGCTTTGCCCCCGAAGAAAACATCATCATCGGTAACGTAGCATTATATGGCGCTACCGGAGGCACGCTTTATGTACACGGCCTCGCCGGCGACCGTTTTGCGGTGCGCAACAGTGGCGCTACCGCTGTGGTAGAAGGGGTAGGGCTACACGCTTGCGAATATATGACCGGAGGCCGCATATTCATCTTAGGCAATACCTCTCACAATATTGGCGGCGGGATGACCGGCGGCGATGTGATTCTATTGGGCGAGAAGGAGGCTTTTGTCAATCAAGAATACCTCGCACGAACCACTATCGATGCCGATACCGAACGCGAACTACACGCCCTGCTCGAAGATTATTACGAAGCCACCGGCAGCCAACGTGCCCGATACCTCCTCAACACTTGGGCGCATACTGTCAAAAAACTACGCCGCTATGTCCCCAAATCTAAGGCGCTCAAACCCGAAATGGTCGCAACAGAGTTGGTCTAA
- the katG gene encoding catalase/peroxidase HPI, giving the protein MEHNSSSSTTQHTNGAAKCPFSGGVIKQAAGSGTRNKDWWPNKLKLDILRLHSNLSNPMDKDFNYAEEFKSLDLAKVKQEINELMTTSQDWWPADYGHYGPFFIRMAWHSAGTYRISDGRGGAGAGTQRFEPLNSWPDNTNLDKARLLLWPIKQKYGNKISWADLMILAGNCALESMGFKTFGFAGGREDVWEPEEDIYWGSEAEWLADKRYSGDRELENPLAAVQMGLIYVNPEGPNGKPDPLAAAKDIRETFGRMAMNDYETVALIAGGHTFGKTHGAADPGKYVGAEPAGASIEEMGMGWKNTFGKGHSEHTITSGLEGAWTTTPTQWSNNYFENLFGYEWELTKSPAGAHQWKPKGNAGADTVPDAHDPSKKHAPMMLTTDLALRFDPEYEKISRHFYENPEEFADAFARAWFKLTHRDMGPIARYLGPEVPKEELIWQDPIPAVDYELVNAQDIAGLKANILASGLSVAELVRTAWASAATFRNSDKRGGANGARIRLAPQNAWEVNNPAELKKVLSTLESIQGEFNANAGGKKRISLADLIVLGGCAAIEKAAKDAGHDISVPFTPGRNDASQEQTDVLSFAVLEPKADGFRNYFKAEALNASPEEVLVDKAQLMTLTAPQMTALVGGLRVLNANFDGSQHGVFTKRPEQLTNDFFVNVLDFGITWKATSDDQHTFEARDRKTGELKWTGSRVDLIFGSNAELRAIAEVYAQAGGEAKFVKDFVAAWNKVMNLDRFDLA; this is encoded by the coding sequence ATGGAACACAACAGCTCTTCAAGCACCACACAACACACCAATGGCGCAGCCAAATGCCCTTTTAGCGGTGGCGTAATTAAGCAAGCTGCCGGAAGCGGTACACGCAACAAGGACTGGTGGCCTAACAAGCTCAAACTCGACATCCTACGCCTCCACTCCAACCTTTCCAACCCCATGGACAAGGACTTCAACTATGCTGAGGAGTTTAAGTCTCTGGATTTGGCCAAAGTGAAGCAAGAAATCAACGAACTCATGACCACCTCTCAAGATTGGTGGCCTGCTGATTATGGACACTATGGCCCCTTCTTTATCCGTATGGCTTGGCACAGCGCCGGTACTTACCGTATCTCTGACGGGCGCGGCGGTGCCGGAGCAGGTACACAGCGCTTTGAGCCACTCAATAGCTGGCCCGACAACACCAACCTCGACAAAGCCCGCCTCTTGCTGTGGCCTATCAAACAGAAATACGGCAACAAAATCTCTTGGGCTGACCTGATGATTTTGGCAGGCAACTGCGCCCTCGAATCTATGGGCTTCAAAACCTTTGGCTTTGCAGGTGGCCGCGAAGACGTATGGGAACCCGAAGAGGATATCTACTGGGGCTCTGAGGCCGAATGGCTCGCCGATAAGCGTTACTCCGGCGACCGCGAACTCGAAAACCCGCTGGCAGCCGTACAAATGGGCTTGATTTATGTAAACCCCGAAGGCCCCAACGGCAAACCCGACCCACTCGCCGCTGCCAAAGACATCCGCGAGACCTTTGGCCGTATGGCGATGAATGATTACGAAACCGTAGCCCTGATTGCAGGCGGACATACCTTTGGCAAGACTCACGGCGCAGCCGACCCGGGCAAGTACGTAGGCGCAGAGCCCGCCGGAGCCAGCATCGAAGAGATGGGTATGGGCTGGAAAAATACCTTCGGCAAAGGCCACTCTGAGCATACCATTACCAGTGGTTTGGAAGGTGCTTGGACAACCACGCCTACGCAATGGAGCAACAATTACTTTGAAAACCTCTTCGGCTACGAGTGGGAGCTCACCAAAAGCCCCGCCGGAGCGCACCAGTGGAAGCCCAAAGGCAATGCAGGTGCTGATACTGTGCCCGATGCACACGACCCCAGCAAGAAGCACGCACCGATGATGCTCACTACCGACTTGGCCCTGCGCTTCGACCCTGAGTATGAGAAAATTTCTCGCCACTTCTACGAAAACCCTGAGGAGTTTGCCGATGCCTTTGCCCGTGCTTGGTTCAAGCTGACCCACCGCGATATGGGACCTATTGCCCGCTACCTCGGCCCGGAAGTACCCAAAGAGGAGTTGATTTGGCAAGACCCTATCCCCGCTGTGGACTATGAATTGGTCAATGCACAAGACATTGCCGGCCTCAAGGCCAATATCTTGGCTTCAGGCCTTTCGGTAGCCGAATTGGTGCGCACAGCTTGGGCTTCTGCCGCTACCTTCCGCAATTCTGATAAGCGCGGTGGTGCCAATGGTGCCCGCATTCGCCTTGCTCCTCAAAATGCTTGGGAAGTAAACAATCCCGCCGAACTGAAGAAGGTGCTCAGCACCCTCGAAAGTATTCAGGGTGAGTTCAACGCCAATGCCGGAGGCAAGAAGCGCATCTCCTTGGCCGACTTGATTGTGTTGGGTGGCTGCGCAGCCATCGAAAAAGCTGCCAAAGATGCCGGACACGACATCAGCGTGCCTTTCACCCCCGGACGCAACGATGCCAGCCAAGAGCAAACCGATGTACTCTCTTTTGCAGTATTAGAGCCTAAGGCCGATGGCTTCCGCAACTACTTCAAAGCCGAGGCACTCAATGCTTCGCCCGAAGAGGTATTGGTGGACAAAGCCCAGCTCATGACGCTCACTGCTCCCCAAATGACAGCCCTTGTAGGTGGTCTGCGTGTGCTCAATGCCAATTTCGATGGCTCACAGCACGGCGTATTTACCAAGCGCCCTGAGCAACTCACCAACGACTTCTTCGTGAATGTACTCGACTTTGGCATCACTTGGAAAGCTACTTCTGACGACCAGCACACCTTCGAAGCCCGCGACCGCAAGACAGGCGAACTGAAGTGGACCGGTAGCCGTGTGGACTTGATTTTCGGTTCTAATGCTGAGCTGCGTGCCATAGCCGAAGTATATGCCCAAGCCGGCGGCGAAGCGAAGTTTGTAAAAGATTTCGTAGCAGCTTGGAACAAAGTAATGAACCTCGACCGCTTCGATCTAGCCTAA
- a CDS encoding histidine phosphatase family protein — MQQTIYLIRHGQTEFNRQNIVQGSGVDAPLNELGQRQAEAFFETYKHIPFDRIYTSALQRAIQSVAKFTALGIPTEHYAGLNEISWGVNEGHPVDPEQDRYYHDMLRSWREGRVDIAIQGGESPIQVQERQRPILELIRSRPEDQNILIAMHGRAMRILLCLMLNAPLQEMDNFEHQNLCLYQLVYTGSMFRIERYNDTSHLSLLEA; from the coding sequence ATGCAACAGACCATTTATCTTATCAGACACGGCCAGACAGAATTTAACAGGCAAAATATTGTGCAGGGCAGTGGTGTTGACGCTCCGCTCAATGAGTTGGGGCAACGGCAGGCAGAGGCTTTTTTTGAAACCTACAAGCACATTCCCTTCGACCGGATTTACACCTCTGCCCTTCAACGCGCAATCCAGTCAGTAGCTAAGTTTACGGCGCTAGGTATCCCTACCGAGCACTATGCAGGCCTTAACGAGATTAGCTGGGGAGTCAACGAAGGACATCCTGTAGACCCCGAACAAGACCGCTATTACCACGACATGCTGCGCTCTTGGCGCGAAGGCCGGGTCGATATCGCTATCCAAGGCGGGGAAAGCCCCATACAAGTACAGGAACGCCAGCGCCCTATATTGGAGCTGATTCGTTCACGCCCCGAAGACCAGAATATCCTGATTGCGATGCACGGGCGTGCGATGCGTATCTTGCTCTGCTTGATGCTCAACGCCCCACTACAGGAAATGGATAATTTTGAGCACCAAAACCTCTGCCTCTATCAGCTTGTCTACACAGGTAGTATGTTTCGGATAGAGCGCTATAACGACACCAGTCATTTATCCTTGCTAGAAGCCTGA
- a CDS encoding crotonase/enoyl-CoA hydratase family protein: MQKVLVEKQGPLTLVRLNRPAVRNAVDAETAQQLLAAFEAFETDETARVAVLGGVGQSFCSGADLKSLALADPNAPTMVLNPYGQAPLGVSRLRLQKPVIAAIQGYAVAGGLELALWCDLRVVEKTSVLGVFCRRWGVPLIDGGTVRLPRLIGLSRALDLILTGRAIDGQEALDMGLANRLVPEGQAWDTAVQLAKQLSRFPQNCLRNDRLSAYEQVDMDLEAALRNEFYKGTQTLLSQETFEGAQRFAEGKGRHGSYEDI; the protein is encoded by the coding sequence ATGCAAAAAGTTCTGGTAGAAAAACAAGGGCCACTAACGCTTGTACGCCTCAACCGCCCAGCGGTACGCAATGCTGTAGATGCTGAAACAGCACAGCAATTGTTGGCTGCATTTGAGGCGTTTGAAACTGACGAAACGGCACGTGTGGCAGTTTTGGGGGGCGTAGGGCAGTCATTTTGCTCGGGCGCAGACCTAAAGTCCTTGGCGCTGGCCGACCCCAATGCCCCCACGATGGTGCTCAATCCCTATGGGCAAGCTCCACTGGGTGTAAGTCGTTTGCGCTTACAAAAGCCCGTCATTGCGGCCATTCAGGGCTATGCCGTCGCCGGCGGATTAGAGCTGGCACTGTGGTGTGATTTGCGTGTGGTCGAAAAAACCAGCGTTTTAGGCGTATTTTGCCGGCGGTGGGGTGTCCCACTTATCGACGGAGGAACAGTTCGCCTTCCGAGGTTGATTGGGCTAAGCCGCGCTCTGGATTTGATCCTAACCGGCAGGGCTATCGATGGGCAAGAAGCGCTGGATATGGGCTTGGCCAACCGTCTCGTTCCCGAAGGCCAGGCTTGGGATACGGCAGTACAGTTGGCCAAACAACTTTCGAGATTTCCCCAAAACTGCCTCCGCAATGACCGGCTCAGTGCCTATGAACAAGTAGATATGGACTTGGAGGCGGCCTTGCGCAACGAGTTTTACAAAGGTACACAGACCCTGCTCAGCCAAGAAACCTTCGAGGGCGCGCAGCGATTTGCCGAAGGGAAGGGACGCCACGGTAGTTATGAGGATATCTGA